A portion of the Lolium rigidum isolate FL_2022 chromosome 1, APGP_CSIRO_Lrig_0.1, whole genome shotgun sequence genome contains these proteins:
- the LOC124682824 gene encoding diacylglycerol kinase 4-like, whose product MRPRSRSFSEMSISLSAAPSPAEREALRTPRSPPAGYASPPLVGALIESLSFRSCGFGRAASSAFEKEDLRLRATLPQRLRDAVHAALKARDPSAGAFALAEAPGVGSAANPWFALAPEDAPENPLVAFVNPRSGGRLGPVLKTRLQELIGEDQVFDITIVKPSEFVEYALGCLEQLADSGDHSARSVRDNLRVMGASFPFSWKAAAKRSLYKAILGPVSSLDSWHVVVSMPEEKEEEQELNLPHSLRHLGECTFYDDGTAEGELPETILCFDGVFYNYFSIGMDAQVAYGFHQLRDEKPFLASGPLSNKLIYAGYTCKQGWFFTQCISDPELRGLTNIIRLSVKKMDSSEWEHIPVPSSVRAIVALNLHNYASGRNPWGTLKPEYLEKKGFVEAQSDDGLLEIFGLKQGWHASLVMVELISAKHIAQAAAIRLEIKGGQWRDAYMQMDGEPWKQPLNAEYSTFVDIKRVPYRSLIINGADR is encoded by the exons ATGCGGCCGCGGTCGCGCTCCTTCTCGGAGATGTCCATCTCGCtgtcggcggcgccgtcgcccgcCGAGCGGGAGGCGCTGCGcacgccgcgctcgccgccggccgGCTACGCGTCCCCGCCGCTCGTGGGGGCGCTCATCGAGTCGCTCTCCTTCCGGAGCTGCGGCttcggccgcgccgcctcctccgccttcgagaaggaggacctccgcctccgcgccaCGCTCCCGCAGCGCCTCCGCGACGCCGTGCACGCCGCGCTCAAGGCGCGCGACCCCTCCGCCGGCGCCTTCGCGCTGGCCGAAGCCCCCGGGGTCGGCAGCGCCGCCAACCCGTGGTTCGCGCTCGCGCCCGAGGACGCACCCGAGAACCCCCTCGTCGCCTTCGTCAACCCGCGCAGTGGCGGCCGCCTCGGCCCCGTCCTCAAGACCCGCCTCCAGGAGCTCATTGGCGAAGACCAG GTTTTTGATATTACGATCGTCAAACCTTCTGAATTTGTGGAGTATGCTCTGGGTTGTTTGGAGCAACTTGCCGATTCTGGGGATCATAGTGCAAGATCAGTTCGCGATAACCTGAGAGTCATG GGTGCTTCATTTCCTTTCTCATGGAAAGCTGCTGCTAAACGATCTCTCTACAAGGCTATTTTGGGCCCAGTTTCTTCTTTGGACAG CTGGCACGTCGTTGTTTCTATGCcagaagaaaaagaggaagaacaaGAACTGAATCTTCCCCACTCCCTTAGGCACCTCGGGGAGTGTACATTTTATGAT GACGGCACTGCTGAGGGAGAGTTGCCTGAGACAATTTTATGCTTTGATGGCGTCTTCTATAATTACTTCAGCATAG GGATGGATGCTCAAGTGGCATACGGATTTCATCAGCTACGTGACGAGAAGCCATTCCTTGCAAGTGGTCCTTTATCTAATAAG TTAATTTACGCAGGATATACCTGCAAGCAAGGATGGTTCTTTACACAGTGTATTAGCGACCctgaactacg GGGATTGACGAACATTATCCGTTTATCAGTAAAGAAGATGGACAGTTCTGAGTGGGAGCACATCCCTGTACCATCAAG TGTAAGGGCTATTGTTGCGTTAAACCTTCACAACTATGCGAGTGGAAGGAACCCATGGGGAACTTTGAAACCTGAATACTTGGAAAAG AAAGGATTTGTCGAAGCCCAATCAGATGATGGCCTTCTTGAAATATTTGGGTTGAAGCAAGGGTGGCATGCATCGCTCGTGATGGTTGAACTTATATCTGCCAAACACATTGCCCAG GCAGCAGCAATCCGGTTAGAGATCAAAGGTGGTCAATGGAGGGATGCATACATGCAAATGGATGGGGAGCCATGGAAGCAACCGCTGAACGCCGAGTATTCGACATTCGTTGATATCAAAAGGGTGCCTTACCGGTCATTGATCATCAATGGTGCAGATCGTTAG
- the LOC124686143 gene encoding RNA-binding protein mde7-like has translation MAGAGIHPFHQQWPPAAAVLAPPAVPPPPPVPGAPDATARPGSDEVRTIFITGLPVDVKERELQNLLRWLPGFEASQINFKGDQPMGFALFSYADHAIAAKAALQDLVFDAETNSKLHIEMAKKNLFIKRGVGADANPMDQSKRLRTGGDYTHSPYAPPPFHPPPPAVSMWGTAGYIAAPPPYNPYAAYPVPPVPMTSPSPVPPTAYAPVQNTKDNPPCNTLFIGNLGETVVEEELRGLFCLQPGFKQMKVLRQDRNTVCFIEFEDVGSASAVHHTLQGAVIPSSGRGGMRIQFSKNPFGRRKDLVSGSGMVGTLNGAPA, from the exons ATGGCTGGCGCCGGCATCCACCCGTTTCACCAACagtggccgcccgcggcggcggtgCTAGCACCTCCCGCcgtcccgccgcctcctcctgttCCCGGTGCACCAGACGCCACCGCCCGCCCCGGCTCTGACGAGGTCCGCACCATCTTCATCACGGGGCTCCCCGTCGACGTTAAGGAGCGGGAGCTGCAGAACCTGCTGCGCTGGCTCCCGGGCTTCGAGGCCTCCCAGATCAACTTCAAGGGAGACCAACCCATGGGGTTCGCGCTATTCTCCTACGCAGACCACGCCATCGCCGCAAAGGCCGCGCTGCAG GATCTGGTCTTTGATGCGGAGACCAATTCGAAGCTGCACATCGAGATGGCCAAGAAGAATCTATTCATCAAAAGAG GTGTGGGAGCTGATGCAAATCCTATGGACCAAAGCAAACGCTTGCGAACTGGTGGAGATTACACCCATtctccgtatgctcctcctccatttCACCCACCCCCACCAGCTGTTTCCATGTGGGGGACTGCAGg ttatattgcagcaccgcctcCTTATAATCCATATGCTGCCTATCCAGTGCCGCCAGTACCAATGACTTCACCTTCTCCTGTGCCACCAACAGCATATGCTCCGGTGCAG AACACCAAAGATAACCCTCCCTGCAATACACTTTTCATTGGAAATCTTGGTGAAACTGTTGTTGAAGAGGAATTGAGGGGCCTGTTCTGCTT GCAACCTGGTTTCAAACAAATGAAAGTGTTgcgtcaagacagaaacactgtcTGCTTTATTGAATTTGAA GATGTGGGTTCTGCTTCTGCTGTACATCATACTTTGCAGGGTGCTGTTATTCCTAGTTCTGGTCGCGGTGGAATGCGAATTCA GTTTTCGAAAAATCCCTTTGGACGAAGGAAGGATTTAGTCAGTGGCAGTGGCATGGTTGGCACGCTGAACGGAGCTCCTGCTTGA